The Vicia villosa cultivar HV-30 ecotype Madison, WI linkage group LG1, Vvil1.0, whole genome shotgun sequence genome includes a region encoding these proteins:
- the LOC131620431 gene encoding probable glycosyltransferase At5g03795, with the protein MKLFLSLLPLILVAVFGLVSIMSPEEREKVVDLRSEAVVEMVGADNAFNLSSSTPFLVHTIQTLPQSNETEVVNISKPWLNSTDPLNETYVPHSRKLSILDRTEAGLLQARAAIREAINSSQTEDLDYVPIGPMYWNAKAFHRSYLEMEKLFKVFVYEEGEIPVFHNGPCKSIYSMEGNFIHAIEINDKFRTRDPEKAHVFFLPFSVVMLVRFVYLRDSRDFSPIRKTVTDYINVISEKYPYWNRSLGADHFMLACHDWGPETSFSVPYLHENSIRVLCNANTSEKFNPAKDVSLPEINLQTGSINGFLGGPSASKRSVLAFFAGGLHGYIRSILLEHWENNKDPDIMVQKYLPKGVSYYEMLRKSKFCLCPSGYEVASPRLVEAIYTGCVPVLISDHYVPPFSDVLNWKSFSVEVSVEDIPKLKDILMRITPTQYIRMQRRVGQIRRHFEVHSPPKRFDVFHMILHSVWLRRLNFRVHDDQ; encoded by the exons ATGAAGCTGTTCTTGTCTTTGCTTCCTCTTATTCTTGTTGCAGTTTTTGGGCTTGTTTCTATAATGAGTCCAGAAGAGAGAGAAAAGGTTGTGGACTTGAGATCTGAAGCGGTGGTGGAAATGGTGGGTGCTGACAATGCTttcaatctttcttcttcaacgcCGTTTCTTGTCCATACTATTCAAACACTTCCACAATCT AACGAAACAGAAGTTGTCAACATTTCCAAACCTTGGCTCAACAGTACTGATCCATTGAATGAAACTTATGTGCCTCATTCAAGAAAGCTCAGCATCTTAGATAGAACAGAAGCTGGTTTATTACAAGCTCGAGCCGCCATTAGAGAAGCCATCAATAGCAGTCAAACAGAAGATCTGGATTATGTTCCAATAGGTCCAATGTATTGGAATGCTAAGGCATTTCACAGGAGCTACTTAGAAATGGAAAAACTGTTCAAAGTATTCGTCTACGAAGAAGGGGAGATCCCAGTTTTCCACAATGGACCTTGCAAAAGCATATACTCTATGGAAGGGAACTTTATCCATGCTATTGAAATAAACGACAAATTTCGAACGAGGGATCCTGAAAAAGCACATGTGTTTTTCCTTCCATTCAGCGTGGTAATGTTAGTCAGATTCGTTTATTTAAGAGATTCTCGTGATTTTAGCCCTATAAGAAAAACTGTTACGGATTATATCAATGTCATTTCTGAAAAATATCCGTATTGGAATCGAAGCCTTGGAGCTGATCATTTCATGCTAGCTTGCCATGATTGG GGGCCAGAGACTTCATTTTCCGTACCATACCTCCACGAGAACTCCATTCGCGTACTATGTAACGCCAACACCTCTGAAAAATTCAACCCTGCAAAAGATGTTTCATTACCCGAAATCAATCTCCAAACAGGTTCGATAAATGGTTTTCTAGGGGGACCGTCAGCATCTAAACGTTCGGTTTTAGCTTTCTTTGCAGGAGGACTTCACGGTTATATAAGATCGATTCTTCTTGAACATTGGGAAAACAACAAGGATCCAGACATCATGGTTCAAAAGTATCTTCCAAAGGGTGTTTCTTACTATGAAATGTTAAGGAAGAGTAAGTTCTGTCTCTGTCCAAGTGGTTACGAGGTGGCTAGTCCGAGATTAGTCGAGGCAATTTACACAGGTTGTGTTCCAGTGCTTATTTCAGATCATTATGTTCCTCCGTTTAGTGATGTTTTGAATTGGAAGTCTTTTTCGGTCGAGGTTTCGGTTGAGGATATTCCGAAGTTGAAGGATATTTTGATGAGAATAACTCCGACGCAGTATATAAGAATGCAGAGAAGAGTTGGACAGATTAGGAGACATTTTGAGGTACATTCTCCACCAAAGAGATTTGATGTGTTTCATATGATACTTCATTCTGTTTGGCTTAGAAGATTGAACTTTAGAGTCCATGATGATCAATAA